The nucleotide sequence AAGTAACGTGCTTGGCACCACGGCACTTAATTTGGCCCAATGGTTATTCGTACTTGCAGGATCCTTGTTCCCTCTATTGATCATCCAGACAGAGAGAGCCATCAAGAGACGTATACAGAAATCATAGCTTATCTTTAATTTTATTGGAAAGAAACAACAAGCCCCCGCTATATGGTTGTACAGTCGGGGGTTTGTTTGGTGGAATTGGCGGTACTATCTACTGTGTCTTCCCTTGAGAATCTCAACAACTTCACTCAACCGTACTTCCTTCTGGGTAAGGAGCACCAGGAAGTGGTAGAGAAGATCTGCAGATTCTCCGAGGAACAGGTCCTTGTTGTCATCCTTGCTCTCAATGATGAGCTCAACTGCCTCTTCCCCTACTTTCTGTGCAATCTTGTTGATGCCTCTACTGAAGAGATGGTTGGTGTAGGAACCTTCCTGAGGGAATTCACGGCGGTCATGGATAACCTGCTCAAGGTAGAATAAGAAGTCGGTCGCTGGAATTTTTTCAGGGTTATTTTCCTCTGCAAAACAGGTATCACTTCCAGTGTGGCACACCGGTCCAGTGGGTATTGCCTTGATCAGGAGGGTGTCATGGTCACAATCCTCAATAATATCCCTGACCTCAAGATAATTTCCACTGGTCTCCCCTTTCGTCCAAAGCGTATTGCGACTTCTGGACCAGAAGGTGACAAGGCCACGGTCACGGGTAATCTTGAGCGACTCATCGCTCATATAACCGAGCATCAATACCTTGTTTGTCACAGCATCCTGGATAATTGCGGGAACCAATCCAC is from uncultured Sphaerochaeta sp. and encodes:
- the hisIE gene encoding bifunctional phosphoribosyl-AMP cyclohydrolase/phosphoribosyl-ATP diphosphatase HisIE, with amino-acid sequence MDYMALDFEKQGGLVPAIIQDAVTNKVLMLGYMSDESLKITRDRGLVTFWSRSRNTLWTKGETSGNYLEVRDIIEDCDHDTLLIKAIPTGPVCHTGSDTCFAEENNPEKIPATDFLFYLEQVIHDRREFPQEGSYTNHLFSRGINKIAQKVGEEAVELIIESKDDNKDLFLGESADLLYHFLVLLTQKEVRLSEVVEILKGRHSR